A region of the Clostridium estertheticum subsp. estertheticum genome:
TCCTATTAATATCCATTAATTCACTTTCATCTTTTACTATTCCTTTTTTAATCATAAATTTATTATTTAGTAAAGGTTGTATTTCTAAATAATCATAGAATTTTACTATTTTATTAATATCTTCTTCAGATTTTCCTTGAAGCACTTCTTTATATACTTGTCCAGCTTCACACGCCGATCCAACTATAAGGCCTTCTCTGTACTTTTCAATTAAAGTTTTAGGAAGCCTTGGCCTTCTATGAAAATATTCTAAATTTGAAAATGAAATAAGCTTATAAAGGTTCTTTAGTCCTATTTGATTCTTTACCAAAATGATAACATGATAAGTGTTCGCCTTTTTCACATTAAAGTCAGCTAGAAATTCTTTATTTAAAGTATCTAAATCTAAAATGTTTTTTTCGCGAAGTAGCCCAAAACAATGTAATAGTATGTCTGCGGTAGCTTTAGCATCATCTACAGCTCTATGATGATTTTCTAGGGTTATACCCAAATATTTGGCTACTGTATTTAACTTAAACGTTTTAAGGTCTTTAAGTAAATATTTAGCTAAAGGAATTGTATCCATAATTGCATTCTCAAACTTCAAGCCTAATCTCTGTGAATTTTTTTTAATAAAAGATGCATCGAAGTCAGAATTATGTGCTACGAGCACACTATCTTTTGTAAACTCTAAAAACTTAGGAAGTACATCTTCTATAGATGCTGCATCTGAAACATTATCATTTGTAATTCCAGTTAGTTCTATAATCTTATAAGGTATGTCTATTCCCGGATTTACAAACTCACTAAATCTATCTACTATTTTTCCATTTTCTATCTTCAATGCACCAATTTCTATAATTTTATCATTTTCACTAGATAACCCTGTTGTTTCTAGGTCAAAAACCACAAAACGATCATCTAAAGTTTCACCTTTATTATTAATAACAATTGGGACTCCATCGTCTACTAAGTAACCCTCAACACCATAGATAACCTTAATCTTATTCTTTTTAGCTGCATCCATAGCTTCCGGAAATGCTTGAACCACGCCATGATCAGTTATTGCTACTGCGCTATGACCCCACTTAGCTGCTCTTTCAACAAGTTTCGATGCAGGACTAATACCATCCATAGCACTCATTTGAGTATGAAGATGAAGTTCAACCCTTTTCTCCTGAGCAGTATCCATTCTTTCTATTTTCTTAAGTTTAATTATATCTCTAGCCATAACTACAACTTCTCTTGCATAAGTATCATAACTTGCTTCTCCACGTATCTTGCAATAGAGTCCAACTTTGATTTCTTCCATCATCTTTTCTACTTCTTTAGGTTTTGGAAAACATTTCACTGTAATTGAACTAGAATAATCCGTAATATAAAATGTTATAATTATTCTTCCCGTTTTTGTCTCAATTATATTCACCTTAAAAATATCACCACAAGCACAAATTATTCCTGAAGTCTCACTTATATCTTTTATTTCCATACTTTCATCATTAATGTTTCTTCCCATAATAGTATTTTTATCAGCAACTTCACCCTTTTTGTAACCCGGTCTACTAAACTTATTAGCTTTGTAGCCATTGCTATTATCGTTACTTTGCCCACCACTACGAGGCTTGTCTGTCTTCTCTATATTCATATTTTTAACTATTTCATTAATTATAGTTTCATTTTCTTTTTCTTTTTTCATAAAAGAATCTTCTTTAGAAAGTTCACTGTTATGTTCTAGTTTAACTACTGAATTAACTCCAAACATATCATTTATAGTATTTTTCATAAGAAGTTCTATATTTTTATCTCTTAGAATTTTGCACATAAAATCATTACCACACTGGATTTTAAGTATACCATTCTCAATTATTCTAGTTGACTTAAGTAAACTATCCTTACTTGATGGCTCTGAGATAGATATTACATTAACTACATCGAGCCAAAACTTATCTTTTACATCTTCTATAGTTGCATTTGATACATCATGGTAGCAAATCAACTGTATATCATTAAAACTACATAATCGTTTTGATATAATCTCCTTAATTAGTAGTTTTTTGTTATCATCTGTATCCTCAAAAGATTTAATAATTACCCTTAATTTATTGCTTTTCTTAAGGTACTGAACCCTTAATACCTTAATATTATCTACTAATGTTTCTTCATTTAAATCAAGATCATTTTTCAACATTTGAGCTAGACTTGCGTTCATTGATATTCCTCCTGAGAAGACATGTTATAGGTTATTT
Encoded here:
- a CDS encoding PolC-type DNA polymerase III gives rise to the protein MNASLAQMLKNDLDLNEETLVDNIKVLRVQYLKKSNKLRVIIKSFEDTDDNKKLLIKEIISKRLCSFNDIQLICYHDVSNATIEDVKDKFWLDVVNVISISEPSSKDSLLKSTRIIENGILKIQCGNDFMCKILRDKNIELLMKNTINDMFGVNSVVKLEHNSELSKEDSFMKKEKENETIINEIVKNMNIEKTDKPRSGGQSNDNSNGYKANKFSRPGYKKGEVADKNTIMGRNINDESMEIKDISETSGIICACGDIFKVNIIETKTGRIIITFYITDYSSSITVKCFPKPKEVEKMMEEIKVGLYCKIRGEASYDTYAREVVVMARDIIKLKKIERMDTAQEKRVELHLHTQMSAMDGISPASKLVERAAKWGHSAVAITDHGVVQAFPEAMDAAKKNKIKVIYGVEGYLVDDGVPIVINNKGETLDDRFVVFDLETTGLSSENDKIIEIGALKIENGKIVDRFSEFVNPGIDIPYKIIELTGITNDNVSDAASIEDVLPKFLEFTKDSVLVAHNSDFDASFIKKNSQRLGLKFENAIMDTIPLAKYLLKDLKTFKLNTVAKYLGITLENHHRAVDDAKATADILLHCFGLLREKNILDLDTLNKEFLADFNVKKANTYHVIILVKNQIGLKNLYKLISFSNLEYFHRRPRLPKTLIEKYREGLIVGSACEAGQVYKEVLQGKSEEDINKIVKFYDYLEIQPLLNNKFMIKKGIVKDESELMDINRRICTIGDKNNMPVVATGDVHFLEPLDAVFRKILMAGKGFSDADDQPPLYFKTTNEMLSEFSYLGEKKCKEVVIYNPNKIAEMIEFVKPIPDGTFTPKIPGAEEDIRKMTSDKVHSIYGDPLPEIVEKRLEKELNSIIGNGYAVLYLIAEKLVAKSLADGYLVGSRGSVGSSFAANMSNITEVNGLPPHYICPNCKKSEFILDGSIGSGADLPDKECPDCGTLYKKDGFDIPFETFLGFEGDKEPDIDLNFSGDNQADIHRYTEVLFGKGHTFKAGTIGTIADKTAYGYVKKYLNEKDVMVPQAEIERLVQGCTGVKRTSGQHPGGIMVVPSDNEIYNFCPVQHPADDPTSDIITTHFDYHSISGRLLKLDILGHDDPTMLKMLQDLTGLDPLTIPLSDDNVISLFTSPKALGLTAQELGCEVGSYGVPEFGTKFVRQMLLDTQPKSFSDLVRISGLSHGTDVWINNAQYYIKEGFTTLKDCISTRDDIMVYLLHKDLEPKTAFTIMEKVRKGKGLSEEHEKIMKEHDVPDWYIGSCKKIKYMFPKGHAVAYVMMAIRIAYYKVYYPKEYYATFFTIRADDFDANLIVKGDSAIRVKMDELEDLGKDIGVKEKGLLTALELSFEMYKRGIKLLNVDLYKSEAVKFTIEEDSLRPPLNALEGVGENAAKSIVLERVHGEFISKEDLRTRCKVSKTVIEALDNHGCLKDLPDTNQLSFF